The genomic region GCTCCATCTCCTGGAGCACTGCCATCCCCACCTCTGTCCCTATAGGCACCTTGACCCAAGTACCCAGCAGCTCATCCAAGCCGGCTCGCCGCGCGCCTGACTGAGAACTGAGCACCAGGTAGCAGCGTGGGTCCTAGTCAGCTCGCTGACTGCGCAGTGAGTTCTCTCTGTTTTTAAATACTGTAGAAAAATAAGCCACCTCCTGAAGCAAGGAGGCTCGCCGGAGTCTGCCACCCATGCAGAGGGATAAACAGCTGCTCCAGTGTGGTGGGGGACGTCTGATGTCCCCACAGCCTCAGAGGACATTAGGCCAGGCTGGAGCTGGCAGTGGAGTTCCAGCTTGCCTGGGTCACATCAACAGTCCTTCGGTGGGCACGCGTGGGGCATCCCATTTTGTTGCCATGACACCTGGTGCTCCCCGGGCCAGTGTGGGACCCTCAATCTCGTGCCCACTGTTCAGGCAGGACTGCCCAGCACTGTTTCCAGGTCCCTGGGTGATCCCAGGGCCCAGGGGCCTTAGGTGGGCACTGAGGCAGGGCCTAGTCCAAGGGCTCCTGCTTTATCCGGACGGCAGTGGGGGTGGGCTGAGGTCGCCGCTCCTCCCTGCAAAGTACGTACTCGCTGAACTGGGAGGAGTCCACGCCACCCCCACAGGACGCAGCCACGCTGAAGCCCCTCTGGAACAGCCTCTCCAGGACCTGCCGGGGAAGGAAGAGGGGTCAGCAGTGGCCAGCTGCAAGAGTTTGCAGGATGGGCAGCTGGGCACCAGCTAGAGCAGGTTATCAGCTCCTGTAAGACCTGTCTCAGCACTGACAAAGGTCCTGGGTCCCGGCTGCACCACCAGCTGTGCTCCACAGCAGGAGGGACAGGCACAGCCTGCCCACCTGGGTGGACTATTGCCGCGCCCCCACCCCTCAGGCTGACACCTTGCTGCCCTCAGGGGCACACGTGGCCCCAGGCACCCCCTCTCTCAGCCTCCTGCCCCAATAATGGAGAGGCCCTGCCCCCTAGCCTCTGGGCAGCCACCTGCTTCTCTGAGTGGGAGTTCCAGATGGCTGGAGGCCTCAGGGCTCTTCAGTTCCAGAGAACTCTGGGTGGAGAGGAAAAGGGGCAGTCCTTTAAGGGTGGAGGTCTTTGCAGGCCTCCATGTTCACATGGGCCTCGGTGAGGTGGGGGCTGGTCACTGTGTCTTGCCCTGTGTCCTATAGTGGGTTGGCGGGGATGGGgcggggaagaggggagggacaggacacatttttccctgcacAATCAATTTTGCTCTAACctcaaaaatctcaaaatataagTGTGctgagctgggtgccggtggctcacacctataatcctagctactgaggaggatcaagtttcaaagccaacctgggcaaatagttcatgagcccctatcttgaagaacccagtacaaaaaagggctggtggagtggctcaggtggaaaccctgagttcaaaccccagtactgcaaaaaataaaaacaataaaaacaaaaccaagtgtGCTGTTGGAAAACACCTTTGAGTGCTGAGATGCATGTGGGAAAAACCAGCCCAGAAAGGCACTGTGGACTTGTGGCCCCAGGTCAGTAGTGTAAAGAGAGGTTCCGGGCCCCTGTCCCTCTGCTGGTGCCTGGGTTTAATTTGAATCCAGAGTCAGAATCTGGGTGTCAAATGAAGCACACTTGGTTGAAAACACTTCGGGCCATTTGTAGAGAACGTCCTTTTGGGAGGGAAAAAAGTacagatcaattttttttttaaccccctcCATCAGCTCTGCAGCTCCAGGGCTCTGGGGAGGTGGCGGGAGGCAGGGGTGGTGGCCCGAGGGCCTCACCTGCACAGAGTTGAGCCGGCAGTAGCCGTTGAGCGGGAAGCGGATGACGTGTGTGGGGTCCTGGTTCCAGCCGGCGTTGACGGAGTTGCACATGACATCCCCGGTCTCGGGGAAGACCTCCTCGATGAGCGCTTTCTCACCGCTGAGGGCGATGCGCTCTCCCAGGTCCGGTGTGACCCGCACCACCAGGCAGTCACAGGCCCGGCCTCGACGTCTCTGCTCCTGCTCCTGCTGCCAGCGCTCCAGCTCTCGCACCATGGGCTGCAGCTGGTAGTACCGAGCCTCCTCGTACAGCAAGCTAAAGTCCTGCGGACGAGCGCACTCAGTGTCAGGAGGGCGGGGAAGGTGTCACGGCTGTCATTCCAACCCCAGGGGACCTCCTCTCCCCGGGCTGCAGGCGCTAAGACACCCAGGGCACAGTGTGGACTGGGGTGGTTGTACCCATTGTACAGATGGGTAAATAAGACTCAGGTAAGCGTGCCCAAGCATAAAGAATCTAGCTTCAGGCCAGATTCCCTCTGTGACCCTTCTGTCTCAGCACCTGGGGGTTTAATTCTCATAGAAACCCCCGAGTCTACACTAGAGGGGTGGTGGCTGTGCCCATGTCTGGGGACATCAGACTGGACACAGGGCATCTTGTCCTCTCCCAGTCTGGAGGAAAACGGTCCTCTCTAAGCAGACATGTGGGTATTAGATTTACAATGCCATCACCTACCAGCCAAGAGATCTATGAACCTCGGTTACTGaccttccctga from Castor canadensis chromosome 16, mCasCan1.hap1v2, whole genome shotgun sequence harbors:
- the Kctd15 gene encoding BTB/POZ domain-containing protein KCTD15; its protein translation is MPHRKERPSGSQHHTHSAGTAEEGNMSRLSLTRSPVSPLAAQGIPLPAQLTKSNAPVHIDVGGHMYTSSLATLTKYPDSRISRLFNGTEPIVLDSLKQHYFIDRDGEIFRYILSFLRTSKLLLPDDFKDFSLLYEEARYYQLQPMVRELERWQQEQEQRRRGRACDCLVVRVTPDLGERIALSGEKALIEEVFPETGDVMCNSVNAGWNQDPTHVIRFPLNGYCRLNSVQVLERLFQRGFSVAASCGGGVDSSQFSEYVLCREERRPQPTPTAVRIKQEPLD